The following coding sequences are from one Culicoidibacter larvae window:
- a CDS encoding Sapep family Mn(2+)-dependent dipeptidase has translation MDWIKLAQAEKATLIDLTAQLIQHKSIYDESTVSVTTPFGKDISNTLEFILDVASKMGFTVKNCDNMVGFIEIGEADEMVGAIGHLDTVPVGSGWSYDPFGGTIDQDKIFGRGASDNKGPAIATLVALKILKSIGAPLRRRCRLILSLDEETHFRCMLHYAKYEEPPKYGFVPDGKFPLTYAEKGLYDFGFTGTLQTGMIHSFKCGSAPNVVPDSATMSVDYDEAIQTAYNAYLDANHLIGKAYQEDNQLILEAKGESVHGSQPQDGVHAGFILLNFIKNYTNEPFVDLLTTYFVDKYYGEGFDFQCSDDICGPLTLNVGVLNYERGKNFDLHTTTRYPLPFDQAAAELKLHTVARSYGLSCCKDDHFPPIYNDPDADWIQTLYRIYQKQSGDTTSPMETAGGITLARTLPNFTTFGLTFPGTPPHGVHGIDEWIKIEDLVKGCAIYAQAFYELANNVD, from the coding sequence ATGGATTGGATCAAATTAGCACAAGCTGAGAAAGCAACGTTAATTGATTTAACTGCCCAACTTATTCAACATAAGAGTATTTATGATGAAAGTACAGTGTCAGTCACCACACCATTTGGTAAAGATATCAGCAATACGCTGGAATTTATATTGGATGTTGCGTCGAAAATGGGATTCACGGTCAAAAACTGTGATAACATGGTCGGCTTTATTGAGATTGGCGAAGCTGATGAAATGGTTGGTGCAATTGGTCATCTGGACACTGTCCCGGTTGGGAGTGGCTGGAGTTATGATCCATTCGGTGGCACAATTGATCAAGACAAAATTTTTGGTCGGGGCGCAAGTGATAATAAAGGCCCGGCAATCGCAACTTTAGTTGCACTGAAAATATTAAAAAGTATAGGAGCACCGCTACGACGACGATGCCGTTTAATTCTCTCTTTAGATGAAGAAACGCATTTTCGTTGCATGTTGCATTACGCAAAATATGAGGAACCGCCAAAATATGGGTTCGTTCCCGATGGTAAATTCCCCCTTACCTATGCAGAAAAGGGACTTTACGATTTCGGGTTTACAGGAACACTACAAACCGGCATGATACATTCATTCAAGTGTGGAAGCGCACCAAATGTTGTACCAGACTCTGCTACGATGAGCGTTGATTATGATGAAGCAATTCAAACTGCTTACAACGCATACCTAGATGCAAATCATCTCATCGGCAAAGCTTACCAAGAAGATAATCAATTAATCTTGGAAGCCAAAGGAGAATCAGTACACGGGTCGCAACCCCAGGATGGAGTACATGCCGGTTTTATTTTGCTCAATTTTATTAAAAATTACACCAATGAGCCTTTTGTTGACCTGCTGACCACTTATTTTGTTGATAAATACTACGGTGAGGGCTTTGACTTTCAATGTAGTGATGACATCTGCGGACCACTAACCTTAAATGTTGGTGTCCTCAACTATGAGCGTGGTAAAAACTTTGACTTACACACCACCACTCGTTACCCGCTGCCATTTGATCAGGCAGCCGCCGAATTGAAATTACATACAGTAGCGCGTTCTTATGGTCTTTCTTGTTGCAAAGACGACCACTTCCCGCCAATTTATAATGATCCGGATGCCGATTGGATTCAAACCCTATATCGCATCTATCAAAAACAATCTGGTGATACAACATCACCAATGGAAACCGCTGGCGGCATAACCCTCGCCCGCACCTTGCCAAACTTTACTACCTTCGGGCTCACGTTCCCGGGAACACCGCCACATGGTGTCCATGGCATCGATGAATGGATAAAAATCGAAGATTTGGTAAAGGGATGCGCGATTTATGCACAGGCATTTTACGAATTAGCAAATAATGTTGATTGA
- a CDS encoding leucine-rich repeat domain-containing protein: MQLSFMSQHLQKLPKLDVQPESVTELNIFDNQFADFPQEALAMIELQTLNISVNEISAIPNTIDNLKKLTNIDFGHNQLSALPESFFQLTNLEDYCYLHNNKLSIIDAAIGNLNKIKYLNLSENQLATLPETIGQLQKLLELRIMENKLTVLPPQLGECSELRELYLNKNQLTMLPETIGQLQKLRVLMVENNQLTTFSDGILQLNSLQRLSFRFNQINEIPTGISQLQNLIELDLRSNNITTLPETVLQLKALKRLDLRWNHDLVAPTWIEQLEARGCVVYL, translated from the coding sequence ATGCAACTATCTTTTATGTCCCAACATCTACAAAAACTTCCCAAACTTGATGTTCAACCGGAATCAGTCACCGAACTCAATATTTTTGACAATCAGTTTGCTGACTTCCCTCAAGAAGCACTTGCAATGATTGAGTTGCAAACACTCAATATATCAGTTAATGAAATTAGTGCTATTCCTAATACTATTGATAATCTAAAGAAGTTAACTAATATTGATTTTGGTCACAATCAACTATCTGCATTGCCAGAAAGCTTTTTTCAGTTAACAAACTTAGAAGATTATTGCTATTTACACAACAATAAGTTGAGTATTATTGATGCTGCAATTGGCAACTTAAATAAAATTAAATATCTGAATCTAAGTGAAAATCAGTTGGCAACACTGCCAGAAACAATCGGCCAGCTACAAAAACTACTGGAATTACGAATCATGGAGAACAAACTTACTGTTCTGCCGCCGCAACTCGGCGAATGCAGCGAGTTGCGCGAACTCTATCTTAATAAGAACCAGCTAACAATGCTGCCGGAAACAATTGGCCAGTTACAAAAACTTCGTGTGTTAATGGTTGAAAATAATCAACTTACTACCTTTAGCGATGGGATTTTACAACTTAATAGTTTGCAACGCCTCAGTTTTCGTTTCAATCAAATTAATGAGATTCCAACTGGAATTTCACAATTACAAAACCTGATTGAGCTTGATTTACGCAGCAACAATATTACCACTCTGCCTGAAACCGTATTACAGCTTAAAGCCTTAAAGCGCCTTGATTTACGCTGGAACCATGACTTGGTTGCACCAACTTGGATTGAGCAATTGGAAGCTCGTGGCTGCGTTGTTTATTTGTAA
- a CDS encoding class I SAM-dependent methyltransferase — MNSYTILGFNKQLLEKSITKGDLVIDATLGNGNDALLLAELVGADGHLFGFDKQEQAVAASKAKLAAYNERCTLFCAGHEQMQALLPAVAHGKIKAIVFNLGYLPGGDETITTLPETTLQALDAALALLAPEGFVLLTAYPGHATGSVETDAVAKFLQELDFSEYMVFTYQLLNNKNHPPQTYIIEKRKNRFSKQSEF; from the coding sequence ATGAATAGCTATACTATTCTAGGCTTCAATAAACAGTTGTTGGAGAAAAGCATAACCAAGGGCGACCTCGTGATCGACGCCACCCTTGGCAATGGCAATGATGCCCTGTTGCTCGCTGAATTGGTTGGCGCCGACGGTCATCTGTTCGGCTTTGATAAACAGGAGCAAGCAGTCGCTGCGAGCAAGGCGAAGCTCGCTGCCTATAACGAGCGCTGCACGCTCTTTTGCGCCGGCCACGAGCAAATGCAAGCCTTGCTGCCGGCTGTGGCACATGGCAAGATAAAAGCCATCGTCTTTAATCTTGGCTACCTGCCCGGTGGTGATGAAACCATCACCACCTTGCCTGAAACTACACTTCAGGCTCTGGATGCCGCCCTCGCCTTACTAGCACCAGAGGGCTTCGTTTTACTCACCGCCTATCCGGGCCACGCCACCGGCAGCGTCGAGACCGATGCCGTGGCTAAATTCCTGCAAGAACTTGATTTCAGTGAGTACATGGTTTTCACCTACCAACTGCTGAACAATAAAAATCATCCGCCGCAAACCTATATTATTGAAAAAAGAAAAAACCGTTTTAGTAAACAATCTGAATTCTGA
- a CDS encoding TIGR01212 family radical SAM protein (This family includes YhcC from E. coli K-12, an uncharacterized radical SAM protein.), which translates to MRKEKIKNPFPYSNDNRRIHTWNYHLQETFGGKVAKVSLNAGFTCPNIDGRKSKGGCTFCSINGSGDFAGNPADDLVRQFNVIRDRYHDKWPDANQFIAYFQAFTNTYAPVEVLREKYEAVLALDGVVGLAIATRADCLEDDVVEYLAELNERTYLWVELGLQTIHDRTAKKINRGHTYQEFLDGVAKLRARNIRVCVHIINGLPGEDIAMMQATAEAMAELDIQGIKIHLLHVLKNTTMAKMHKYGKLEFMEQDEYVNLVVNQLEILPPELIIHRITGDGGHEDLIGPLWSLKKFVVMNEIDKRFIATDSWQGKKYRGGMRDE; encoded by the coding sequence ATGCGTAAAGAAAAAATCAAAAATCCATTTCCATATAGTAATGATAATCGCCGAATCCATACTTGGAACTATCATTTGCAGGAAACGTTTGGCGGCAAGGTTGCTAAAGTCTCTCTCAATGCCGGCTTTACTTGCCCGAATATCGATGGACGAAAATCAAAAGGTGGTTGCACCTTTTGCAGTATCAATGGTTCCGGTGATTTTGCCGGCAATCCGGCGGACGATTTAGTCCGCCAATTTAATGTCATTCGTGACCGTTATCATGATAAATGGCCTGATGCCAATCAGTTTATCGCATATTTTCAAGCGTTTACCAACACGTATGCGCCAGTAGAAGTGTTGCGCGAAAAGTACGAAGCAGTTTTAGCGCTTGATGGCGTAGTTGGTCTGGCGATTGCTACCCGTGCTGATTGTCTTGAAGATGATGTTGTTGAATATTTGGCAGAATTAAATGAGCGCACTTATTTATGGGTTGAGCTAGGGCTGCAGACGATCCATGATCGGACTGCTAAGAAGATCAACCGCGGTCACACTTATCAGGAATTCTTGGATGGTGTAGCCAAATTACGCGCCCGGAACATTCGGGTTTGTGTTCATATCATCAACGGCTTGCCCGGTGAGGATATTGCGATGATGCAAGCCACTGCCGAGGCCATGGCCGAGCTGGACATTCAAGGCATAAAAATTCACTTGCTGCATGTTTTGAAGAATACTACGATGGCTAAGATGCACAAGTATGGCAAGCTGGAGTTTATGGAACAGGATGAGTATGTTAATTTGGTCGTTAATCAGCTGGAAATTTTGCCGCCGGAATTGATTATTCATCGTATTACCGGTGATGGCGGTCATGAGGATTTGATTGGTCCGCTTTGGAGTCTGAAAAAATTTGTGGTGATGAATGAAATTGACAAGCGCTTTATTGCTACTGATTCTTGGCAAGGCAAAAAGTATCGCGGAGGAATGCGGGATGAATAG
- a CDS encoding TetR/AcrR family transcriptional regulator has translation MRDLRKNKTKTLLANALMKLIEEKRFDDIKLYEICDNALVHKTSFYNHFEDKYDLLNYLIQELQKDIFMNLKETDDLELFYIIIAKAYINNIKQNAKFYKMILSGNDIASQILLSNIHNDIQTKLDHFQTTVPNNYMLQFYISGVIAVINEWVLNGMKESDTEILQILTDI, from the coding sequence ATGCGTGATTTAAGAAAAAACAAAACAAAAACGCTTCTAGCTAACGCTTTAATGAAATTGATAGAAGAAAAAAGATTCGATGACATTAAGCTTTATGAAATATGTGATAATGCACTTGTTCATAAGACAAGTTTTTACAATCATTTTGAAGATAAGTATGATTTGTTAAATTATCTTATTCAAGAACTGCAAAAAGATATATTTATGAATCTTAAAGAGACTGATGATTTAGAGCTATTCTATATAATTATTGCCAAAGCCTACATTAACAATATAAAGCAAAATGCTAAATTCTATAAAATGATTTTATCCGGCAACGATATTGCTAGCCAAATATTACTAAGCAATATTCATAATGATATACAAACCAAATTGGACCATTTTCAAACTACTGTTCCAAATAACTACATGCTGCAATTTTATATCAGTGGAGTTATCGCTGTAATAAACGAATGGGTCTTGAATGGCATGAAAGAAAGCGATACTGAAATTTTACAAATATTAACTGACATATAA
- a CDS encoding GNAT family N-acetyltransferase produces MDIVIRELAKSDYNQARLYAIDGMNLDRYAEKDYELYFYSKYFIYLELLRATQILGAYMDGKLVGVLLAEMRNENKKVKSLWYRIYIWFIKFTMNIFYKSSANIYEQVNNEMLSRYKSGNNPDGELIFFAVNPEIMGKGIGTLLLNELEKREKGKSIYLYTDSGCTYQFYDYKGFKREDEQNIIMNNHGKVINLTCFLYSKKL; encoded by the coding sequence ATGGATATTGTGATTCGAGAACTAGCAAAAAGTGATTACAATCAAGCCAGATTATACGCAATAGATGGAATGAATTTAGACCGATATGCAGAAAAAGATTATGAATTGTATTTTTATAGCAAGTATTTCATCTATTTAGAGCTTTTGAGAGCTACCCAGATATTAGGTGCATACATGGATGGGAAGTTAGTTGGAGTTTTACTTGCTGAGATGAGAAATGAAAATAAAAAAGTGAAATCATTATGGTACCGAATATATATTTGGTTTATTAAATTTACTATGAATATTTTTTATAAAAGCAGTGCCAATATTTATGAGCAAGTAAATAATGAAATGTTATCCCGTTACAAAAGTGGAAATAATCCCGATGGTGAGTTGATATTTTTTGCTGTTAATCCAGAAATTATGGGTAAAGGTATTGGAACATTATTATTAAATGAACTAGAAAAACGTGAGAAAGGCAAGAGCATCTATCTATATACTGATTCTGGATGTACTTATCAGTTTTATGATTATAAAGGGTTTAAAAGAGAAGACGAGCAGAATATTATTATGAATAACCATGGTAAAGTGATAAACTTAACCTGCTTTTTATATAGTAAAAAATTATAA
- the tpx gene encoding thiol peroxidase, with protein sequence MSITFGGNPVKILGTEQQVGNVAPDFTVVNNDLQEVHLSDYDGKVKVLSALPSLDTGVCDLQTKTFNRRFADQDDVVLLTISVDLPFAQARWCGNSGIENAITLSDHRNLDFGMKYGLVIEDLRLLARAVFVLDQDNKIQYIEYVPEVTQQVNFADAEAKVDELLK encoded by the coding sequence ATGAGTATAACTTTTGGCGGAAATCCAGTAAAAATTTTAGGAACAGAACAACAAGTAGGTAATGTCGCACCAGACTTTACCGTTGTAAACAATGACTTGCAAGAAGTGCATTTAAGCGACTATGATGGCAAAGTAAAAGTGTTGAGCGCTTTACCTTCACTTGATACCGGTGTTTGTGATTTACAAACCAAAACTTTCAATCGTCGTTTTGCTGACCAAGATGATGTGGTTTTATTGACAATCAGTGTTGATTTACCATTTGCTCAAGCGCGTTGGTGTGGGAACTCAGGAATTGAAAATGCAATTACTTTATCTGATCACCGCAATCTTGATTTCGGTATGAAGTATGGTTTAGTGATTGAAGATTTGCGTCTATTGGCACGCGCGGTTTTCGTTCTTGACCAAGACAATAAAATTCAATATATTGAATATGTACCGGAAGTAACCCAACAAGTGAACTTTGCGGATGCTGAAGCGAAAGTTGATGAATTATTGAAATAA
- the rpiA gene encoding ribose 5-phosphate isomerase A, which translates to MYEKKEQAALAAMGLIQDGMVIGLGGGRTIALLVQLIAESGKDVKVVTPSWETKQLCAQNNVLVVPTETVKSLTVAFDGCNEVDYNFYALKSGGGIHTQEKLIAAMAEVFIILADDEKYVDRLRLADPVTLEVLPEAALFVQKQVSVIGASANVRKSPNKDGFTRTDNGNLLLDCYFPNDVDPRQLHGYLKSLTGVVETALFIDLVDIILVADGNGVHRYVREESRD; encoded by the coding sequence ATGTATGAGAAAAAGGAACAGGCTGCTCTGGCGGCTATGGGTTTGATTCAAGATGGAATGGTTATTGGATTAGGTGGAGGAAGAACGATTGCGCTTTTGGTGCAATTGATTGCAGAGTCTGGTAAAGACGTGAAAGTTGTTACCCCGTCGTGGGAAACGAAGCAGCTTTGTGCGCAAAATAATGTGTTAGTTGTGCCGACCGAGACGGTAAAGAGTTTAACGGTTGCCTTTGATGGCTGTAATGAAGTTGATTATAACTTCTACGCTTTGAAAAGCGGTGGCGGTATTCATACTCAAGAAAAGTTGATTGCGGCAATGGCTGAGGTCTTTATTATTCTTGCTGATGATGAGAAGTATGTTGATCGGTTGCGGCTTGCAGATCCGGTGACACTGGAAGTGTTGCCGGAGGCGGCGTTGTTTGTTCAAAAACAAGTGAGTGTAATTGGTGCGAGTGCCAATGTACGGAAGAGCCCGAATAAAGATGGCTTTACTCGTACTGATAACGGCAATTTATTATTGGATTGTTATTTTCCAAATGATGTTGATCCACGTCAATTACATGGATATTTAAAATCTTTGACTGGTGTTGTTGAGACCGCACTGTTTATTGATTTAGTTGATATTATTTTAGTTGCTGATGGCAATGGTGTTCATCGGTATGTTCGTGAAGAAAGCAGGGATTAG
- a CDS encoding dipeptidase, which yields MKVFDAHLDTFYHIALADKDGSKALFKNEHFPKLQKGETKAGVFVIYTEGDSPEAKYEQALDIMMAMSRELYRNRDIIMPITSSADFDVLEASDKTGIILGIEGMEFLEVNFDLLYVLAQMGVRHGGLTWNEANAFAAGAGADDRLGLTDWGKTLVRRMEDLHMVVDLAHANEQTFYDVYQMAARPFIVSHSAAYELFNHPRNLKDAQLQAVAEIGGLIGVNAWGGFLAEENPHIDDYMRHLVYIADKIGVEHVGLGFDFCDFLPGYMEKPLTKNLETSNQVQNLVAKLREHGFSEQEVQAICYDNYANFFRKWL from the coding sequence ATGAAGGTTTTTGATGCACATTTAGATACGTTCTACCATATTGCACTTGCCGATAAAGATGGCAGTAAAGCACTTTTTAAGAACGAGCATTTTCCAAAGTTACAAAAAGGCGAGACTAAGGCTGGCGTTTTTGTCATTTATACTGAAGGAGATAGTCCCGAAGCAAAATATGAGCAGGCATTAGATATCATGATGGCCATGAGTCGTGAATTGTATCGTAATCGTGATATTATTATGCCGATTACCAGTAGCGCTGACTTTGATGTATTAGAAGCAAGCGACAAAACCGGAATTATTCTTGGTATTGAAGGTATGGAGTTCTTGGAAGTAAACTTTGATTTGCTGTATGTCTTGGCACAAATGGGTGTGCGGCACGGTGGTTTGACCTGGAATGAAGCTAATGCTTTCGCTGCTGGTGCCGGCGCTGATGATCGGCTCGGGCTTACCGATTGGGGTAAGACATTGGTGCGGCGGATGGAAGACCTGCATATGGTTGTTGACTTGGCACATGCCAATGAACAGACTTTCTATGATGTGTATCAGATGGCAGCAAGACCGTTTATTGTTTCACATTCTGCAGCTTATGAACTATTTAATCATCCGCGTAATTTAAAAGATGCTCAACTACAAGCGGTTGCTGAAATCGGTGGGTTGATTGGCGTTAATGCCTGGGGTGGATTTTTGGCTGAGGAAAATCCGCATATTGATGATTATATGCGCCACTTAGTATATATTGCTGATAAAATCGGTGTTGAACATGTTGGCTTAGGTTTTGACTTCTGTGACTTCCTGCCGGGTTATATGGAGAAACCATTAACCAAAAATTTAGAAACATCAAATCAGGTACAAAACTTGGTTGCAAAGTTGCGCGAGCATGGCTTCAGTGAGCAAGAGGTTCAGGCAATTTGTTATGATAACTATGCAAACTTCTTCCGCAAATGGCTTTAA
- a CDS encoding MarR family winged helix-turn-helix transcriptional regulator — translation MRNQEFIFGAMFQYSNKLQNIGDRVFGDISMKQWFLLAAIHAIALEHPGLSEVADFIGYSRQNVKKIALQLESAGLVVLQKDKDDKRFTRISMTPACHQYLKTREPDEERLMKQLFRNFSATELDVLAQLMYKLGDNITTMDAEISK, via the coding sequence ATGAGAAATCAAGAATTTATTTTCGGTGCAATGTTTCAGTACTCAAATAAGCTACAAAATATCGGTGATCGAGTTTTTGGTGATATTTCTATGAAGCAGTGGTTTCTGCTGGCAGCAATACATGCAATTGCTTTAGAGCATCCAGGACTTAGTGAAGTCGCTGATTTTATTGGGTATAGCAGACAGAATGTTAAGAAGATTGCTTTGCAACTTGAAAGTGCTGGTTTAGTAGTTTTGCAGAAAGACAAGGATGACAAACGGTTTACTAGAATTTCAATGACACCGGCATGTCACCAATATTTGAAAACACGAGAGCCAGATGAAGAACGGTTAATGAAACAATTATTTAGGAATTTTTCAGCAACTGAATTGGATGTTCTTGCTCAGTTAATGTATAAACTGGGTGACAATATTACAACTATGGATGCTGAAATAAGTAAATGA
- a CDS encoding DUF6544 family protein produces MKKIKICGVKMILLIGIIGTVALLAYILIFPYSPVVGEYHQLQTEAERKLTPKNDKITVSDLQRLPNLFQEYYIANGYIGQPFINHFEISASQAYFKLGSDKPEISINYYVDDYLGSTVERLAFIDGRLFLMPFQGIDSYIDGQGGMKGIVAKHIQLFNERSDAMSEAALLTYLSEIFIHPAFLLQETIAFKELDDYSVQVSIRDSGQTVSGVYYFNNAKQITSFSVEERYCDETKSYESWEAIFDNYQLSNGVSLPKMMQAVWHFKTGDLLYFDSDDIVVNW; encoded by the coding sequence ATGAAAAAAATAAAGATTTGTGGTGTAAAGATGATTTTACTTATTGGCATAATTGGAACGGTTGCCCTGCTTGCATATATATTGATATTTCCATATTCACCGGTTGTCGGAGAATATCATCAACTGCAAACTGAAGCGGAGAGAAAACTAACGCCTAAAAATGATAAAATAACGGTGTCAGACCTTCAACGGTTGCCGAATTTATTTCAGGAGTATTATATTGCTAATGGTTATATCGGTCAGCCGTTTATTAATCATTTCGAGATTAGTGCCAGCCAAGCTTATTTTAAGTTGGGCAGTGATAAACCGGAAATCAGCATTAACTATTATGTAGATGATTATCTTGGTTCTACGGTAGAGCGTTTGGCATTTATTGATGGTAGGTTATTCTTGATGCCTTTTCAGGGAATAGATAGTTATATTGATGGTCAGGGTGGTATGAAGGGGATTGTTGCCAAACATATTCAATTATTTAATGAGCGTTCCGATGCGATGAGTGAGGCGGCACTGCTTACTTATCTTTCGGAGATATTTATTCATCCGGCATTTTTATTACAAGAAACAATTGCATTCAAGGAACTTGATGATTATTCTGTACAAGTATCAATCAGAGATAGTGGGCAAACTGTTTCCGGTGTCTATTATTTCAATAATGCAAAGCAAATTACTTCCTTTAGCGTTGAAGAACGATATTGTGATGAAACTAAAAGTTATGAAAGCTGGGAAGCTATTTTCGATAACTATCAATTGAGTAATGGTGTTTCTTTGCCAAAAATGATGCAAGCTGTCTGGCATTTTAAAACTGGGGATCTGCTTTATTTTGATAGTGATGATATAGTTGTTAATTGGTAG
- a CDS encoding helix-turn-helix domain-containing protein → MLIGKKLKSLRVEKGLTQEELGERTDLTKGFISQLERDLNSPSIETLLSILEVLGCPPKDFFDEGASHQKILYTNDECTVFEDDEKGYRLQWLVPESNENEMEPVKLTFTKKGEFKKFEPSLSETFGYVLKGSVQVNLGEQEVVAKSGESIYFYSESEHQLSNAHNGESEVILVVTNSYL, encoded by the coding sequence ATGTTGATCGGCAAGAAATTAAAGAGCTTGCGCGTTGAAAAAGGTTTAACTCAGGAAGAATTAGGTGAGCGGACAGATTTAACCAAAGGATTTATTTCGCAATTAGAACGTGATTTAAATTCACCATCTATTGAAACTTTGCTTTCAATTCTTGAAGTACTTGGTTGCCCGCCAAAAGATTTTTTTGATGAGGGTGCTTCACATCAAAAAATTTTATATACCAATGATGAATGTACTGTATTTGAAGATGATGAAAAAGGCTATCGTTTACAGTGGCTGGTTCCTGAATCTAATGAAAACGAAATGGAGCCGGTTAAACTGACCTTTACTAAAAAAGGTGAGTTTAAAAAATTTGAACCATCTCTTTCAGAAACATTCGGGTATGTGCTTAAAGGTTCAGTTCAAGTTAATTTAGGTGAACAGGAAGTTGTTGCCAAAAGCGGTGAATCAATTTATTTTTATTCTGAGAGTGAACATCAGTTATCGAATGCTCATAATGGCGAGAGCGAAGTTATTTTGGTGGTTACTAATTCATATTTGTAA